The following proteins come from a genomic window of Corallococcus sp. NCRR:
- a CDS encoding glycoside hydrolase family 16 protein: MTSRRLVLALALSGLGMASCDPAAGLDNKQNEQPRPVTEQPGTGWEIVWQDEFDGPAGSLPSKDNWVPDVGGDGWGNGQYEYNTARAENAQLDGEGHLALIARKERYGGNDYTSARLTTKNRYAKAYGRIEARIKLPTGRGIWPAFWLLGADVDSVGWPACGEIDIMEHKGQIPSVVSSAIHGPGYSGGSNVGRQHAVSGPPLAEDFHLYAVEWEPELLRFIVDDTVFFEVTPKSLPSGRKWVYDHPHFIILNIAVGGSFVGPPDAKTVFPQTMKVDYVRVYERAAQ; this comes from the coding sequence ATGACTTCGCGCCGTCTTGTCCTCGCCCTGGCCCTCTCGGGCCTGGGAATGGCTTCGTGTGATCCGGCAGCAGGTCTGGATAACAAGCAAAACGAGCAACCCAGGCCCGTCACGGAGCAGCCGGGCACGGGCTGGGAGATCGTCTGGCAGGACGAGTTCGACGGTCCGGCGGGCTCGCTGCCTTCCAAGGACAACTGGGTCCCGGACGTGGGCGGGGACGGGTGGGGCAACGGCCAGTACGAATACAACACCGCGCGCGCGGAGAACGCGCAGTTGGACGGCGAGGGCCACCTGGCCCTCATCGCGCGCAAGGAGCGCTACGGCGGCAATGACTACACGTCCGCGCGCCTGACGACGAAGAACCGCTACGCCAAGGCCTACGGCCGCATCGAGGCGCGCATCAAGCTACCCACGGGCCGCGGCATCTGGCCGGCGTTCTGGCTGCTGGGCGCGGACGTGGACTCCGTCGGCTGGCCCGCGTGCGGTGAGATCGACATCATGGAGCACAAGGGGCAGATCCCCTCCGTGGTGAGCAGCGCGATCCACGGGCCGGGCTACTCCGGTGGCTCGAACGTCGGCCGCCAGCACGCCGTCTCCGGGCCGCCGCTCGCCGAGGACTTCCACCTCTACGCGGTGGAGTGGGAGCCGGAGCTCCTGCGCTTCATCGTCGACGACACCGTCTTCTTCGAAGTGACGCCGAAGAGCCTGCCGTCCGGCCGGAAGTGGGTCTACGACCATCCGCACTTCATCATCCTGAACATCGCGGTGGGCGGCTCGTTCGTGGGGCCGCCGGACGCCAAAACGGTGTTCCCGCAGACGATGAAGGTGGACTACGTGCGCGTCTACGAAAGGGCCGCGCAGTGA
- a CDS encoding ROK family transcriptional regulator — MKAGTAVLTVDAAGMRAQNSGLLLNMIWRERQISRAEIARRTELSPSTVSAIVADLELAGLVRSIGAGVSRGGRRPTLIGFCDEAFSLVGVELGASHVTVVLTDLRGRVRTQSKASHAVRGDPEGSLQKAKELVHECLDAERVPRRSVVGMGVAVPSPVHPAAPGKMSPLILPAWKHVDVKEWFETTFDMPVFVDNDANLGALSECFWGAGSGGEDLTYIKLATGIGAGHIIHGDVYRGAGGTAGEIGHIPVDSNGPLCVCGLRGCLVTLIGSTALTERARELMGTRGRGKGPTVRDLVEGARTGDAAAKQIIDGMGAYLGIAVGGLLNLLNPAIVVLGGEISSVGEMLLDPLRASVRQRALSVSMAETRIVTSVLGERAIAVGAATLVLQAALRDRSLFPTQHVGRSA; from the coding sequence ATGAAAGCGGGAACGGCGGTGTTGACGGTCGATGCGGCGGGCATGCGCGCGCAGAACAGCGGCCTGCTGCTCAACATGATCTGGCGCGAGCGTCAGATCTCCCGGGCGGAGATCGCCCGGCGCACGGAGCTCAGCCCGTCGACCGTCTCCGCCATCGTCGCGGACCTGGAGCTGGCGGGCCTGGTGCGCAGCATTGGCGCCGGGGTCTCCCGCGGGGGCCGCCGTCCCACGCTCATCGGCTTCTGTGACGAAGCGTTCAGCCTGGTGGGCGTCGAACTGGGCGCCTCCCACGTCACCGTCGTCCTCACGGACCTCCGCGGCCGCGTGCGCACGCAGAGCAAGGCGAGCCACGCGGTGCGCGGTGATCCGGAAGGGTCGCTGCAGAAGGCCAAGGAGCTCGTCCACGAGTGCCTGGACGCCGAGCGCGTCCCGCGCCGCTCCGTGGTCGGCATGGGGGTGGCCGTGCCCAGCCCCGTGCACCCGGCGGCCCCGGGCAAGATGTCCCCGCTCATCCTCCCCGCGTGGAAGCACGTGGACGTGAAGGAGTGGTTCGAGACCACCTTCGACATGCCGGTGTTCGTGGACAACGACGCGAACCTCGGCGCGCTGTCGGAGTGCTTCTGGGGCGCGGGCTCCGGCGGCGAGGACCTCACGTACATCAAGCTCGCCACCGGTATCGGCGCGGGCCACATCATCCACGGCGACGTGTACCGGGGCGCTGGCGGAACGGCCGGTGAAATCGGCCACATCCCGGTGGACTCCAACGGGCCGCTCTGCGTGTGCGGCTTGAGGGGCTGCCTCGTCACCCTCATCGGCTCCACGGCGCTCACCGAACGCGCGCGTGAGCTCATGGGCACCCGCGGCCGCGGCAAGGGCCCCACCGTGCGCGACCTGGTGGAGGGTGCCCGCACGGGCGACGCCGCCGCGAAGCAGATCATCGACGGCATGGGCGCCTACCTGGGCATCGCCGTGGGCGGCCTGCTCAACCTGTTGAACCCCGCCATCGTCGTGCTGGGCGGGGAGATCTCCTCCGTGGGCGAGATGCTGCTCGACCCCTTGCGCGCCTCTGTGCGGCAGCGCGCCCTGTCCGTCTCCATGGCGGAGACGCGCATCGTCACGTCGGTGCTGGGAGAGCGGGCCATCGCCGTGGGCGCGGCCACCCTGGTGCTCCAGGCGGCGCTGCGCGACCGCTCCCTCTTTCCCACGCAGCACGTCGGGAGAAGTGCATGA
- a CDS encoding response regulator translates to MGPVLIVDDEFGIVEAVRDLLSDEGYRTVTALNGREALERMRQERPSMVLLDYMMPVLNGPGVLESMQKDPVLRDVPVVMMSASPPDFWQHLPCAGFLPKPFDIEQLLAIVRRMIGPPPLTH, encoded by the coding sequence ATGGGGCCCGTCCTCATCGTCGACGACGAGTTCGGCATCGTGGAGGCCGTCCGGGACCTCCTGTCCGACGAGGGCTACCGCACGGTCACGGCCCTCAACGGCCGCGAGGCCCTGGAGCGGATGCGCCAGGAGCGCCCGTCGATGGTGCTGCTCGACTACATGATGCCGGTGCTCAACGGGCCCGGGGTGCTGGAGTCCATGCAGAAGGACCCGGTCCTGCGCGACGTCCCGGTCGTCATGATGAGCGCCAGCCCGCCGGACTTCTGGCAGCACCTGCCGTGCGCGGGCTTCCTGCCCAAGCCCTTCGACATCGAGCAGCTGCTCGCCATCGTCCGGCGCATGATCGGCCCGCCGCCGCTGACGCACTGA
- a CDS encoding ATPase domain-containing protein, whose amino-acid sequence MTLGGAREEQRVSTGIPGLDTVLCGGLRKGRMYMVLGLPGAGKTILANQICFHQAAQGHQVLYLTLLAESHTELVSNLQTLSFFDPALVPGKISYLSAFTILEQGGLDALAELVRKEIKSHKASLLVLDGLLAAEELAPSRQALKKFIHGLQVVTGLIGCTTVVLTTGGDKGLRAEHTMVDGLLLLQQKTFGVRTLRELSVRKFRGSAYKLGQHGFEITADGLTVYPRLESMVDGNLVPGAGKRERDAFGVAGLDAMLKGGVPAGSTTILLGPPGSGKTLLGLSFLAEGARQGERGHYFAFYDAPERMLAQAAGVGLHLQPLMERGDLEVSFRPPTENILDKLGTELLTIVRSGRVRRVFLDGYEALRRASTRNTRVARFLAALVNECRVREVTLLYTAEATAAFGPEVRFPLKGISMVAENILFLRMVELHSGLRRFIAALKVRNSAYDPALRELEITGRGLKVGQPFAEGQMLMTGLARTRTPEPTPLPKPRRKPRTGTASSARATPSKPRRNVHKRRGS is encoded by the coding sequence ATGACGCTGGGCGGTGCACGTGAAGAGCAGCGGGTGTCCACGGGCATTCCCGGCCTGGACACCGTGCTGTGCGGCGGCTTGCGCAAGGGCCGCATGTACATGGTCCTGGGCCTGCCGGGCGCGGGCAAGACCATCCTCGCCAACCAGATCTGCTTCCATCAGGCGGCCCAGGGCCACCAGGTCCTCTACCTCACGCTCCTGGCCGAGTCGCACACGGAGCTGGTGAGCAACCTCCAGACGCTGTCGTTCTTCGACCCGGCCTTGGTGCCAGGGAAGATCAGCTACCTGAGCGCCTTCACCATCCTGGAGCAGGGGGGGCTGGACGCGCTCGCGGAGCTGGTGCGCAAGGAGATCAAGTCGCACAAGGCCTCGCTGCTCGTGCTGGACGGGCTGCTGGCGGCGGAGGAGCTGGCGCCGTCGCGGCAGGCGCTCAAGAAGTTCATCCACGGTCTCCAGGTCGTGACGGGCCTCATCGGCTGCACCACGGTGGTGCTCACCACCGGGGGCGACAAGGGCCTGCGCGCCGAGCACACCATGGTGGATGGCCTGCTGCTGCTCCAGCAGAAGACCTTCGGCGTGCGCACCCTGCGCGAGCTGAGCGTGCGCAAGTTCCGGGGCAGCGCGTACAAGCTGGGGCAGCACGGCTTCGAGATCACCGCGGACGGGCTCACCGTCTATCCCCGCCTGGAATCCATGGTGGACGGCAACCTGGTGCCCGGCGCGGGGAAGCGCGAGCGCGACGCCTTCGGCGTGGCCGGCCTGGACGCGATGCTCAAGGGCGGCGTGCCCGCGGGCTCCACCACCATCCTCCTGGGCCCTCCGGGCAGCGGCAAGACGCTGCTGGGCCTGAGCTTCCTGGCGGAGGGCGCCCGCCAGGGGGAGCGCGGCCACTACTTCGCCTTCTATGACGCGCCGGAGCGGATGCTCGCGCAGGCGGCGGGCGTGGGCCTGCACCTGCAGCCCCTGATGGAGCGCGGGGACCTGGAGGTGAGCTTCCGGCCGCCCACGGAGAACATCCTCGACAAGCTGGGCACGGAGCTGTTGACCATCGTCCGCAGCGGCCGGGTGCGCCGCGTCTTCCTGGACGGCTACGAAGCGCTCCGCCGCGCCTCCACCCGCAATACGCGGGTGGCGCGCTTCCTGGCGGCGCTCGTCAACGAGTGCCGGGTGCGCGAGGTGACGCTCCTCTACACCGCGGAGGCCACCGCCGCCTTCGGGCCGGAGGTGCGCTTCCCGCTCAAGGGCATCTCCATGGTCGCGGAGAACATCCTGTTCCTGCGCATGGTGGAGCTGCACTCCGGGCTGCGCCGCTTCATCGCGGCGCTCAAGGTCCGCAACAGCGCGTACGATCCCGCCCTGCGCGAGCTGGAAATCACGGGCAGGGGACTCAAGGTCGGCCAGCCCTTCGCGGAAGGGCAGATGTTGATGACGGGGCTCGCGCGCACGCGGACGCCAGAGCCGACCCCGTTGCCGAAGCCGCGCCGCAAGCCGCGCACGGGTACCGCGTCCTCCGCCAGGGCGACCCCGTCGAAGCCGCGCCGGAACGTCCACAAGCGCCGAGGCAGCTGA
- a CDS encoding lysophospholipid acyltransferase family protein — protein sequence MNALLSIWTWVEVGLVALVGFFVQLFLFVFTFLFDKRRYVVGRCFRLVGVTAAKLTPYWRFGVHGKVPDHVAANTVVVSNHESNADPFLISHLPWEMKWLGKKSLFKVPVVGWMMGIAGDIPVERGDRDSATGAMARCKEWMLKGMPVMIFPEGTRSKTEELLPFKDGAFRLAIEMQADVLPLAVSGTRLALPKHSWRFATSRGLVTVGTPISTRGMTLDDVESLKNQARAQIEALRASLKPLTGGTAPVPATDANAAR from the coding sequence ATGAACGCATTGCTCTCCATCTGGACCTGGGTCGAGGTGGGCCTCGTCGCCCTGGTGGGCTTCTTCGTCCAGCTCTTCCTGTTCGTCTTCACGTTCCTGTTCGACAAGCGCCGCTACGTGGTGGGCCGCTGCTTCCGCCTGGTGGGGGTCACCGCCGCGAAGCTCACGCCCTACTGGCGCTTCGGCGTGCACGGCAAGGTGCCGGACCACGTGGCGGCCAACACCGTGGTGGTGAGCAACCACGAGTCCAACGCGGACCCGTTCCTCATCTCCCACCTGCCGTGGGAGATGAAGTGGCTGGGCAAGAAGAGCCTCTTCAAGGTGCCCGTGGTGGGCTGGATGATGGGCATCGCCGGGGACATCCCGGTGGAGCGCGGCGACCGCGACTCGGCCACCGGCGCGATGGCGCGCTGCAAGGAGTGGATGCTCAAGGGGATGCCGGTGATGATCTTCCCGGAGGGCACGCGCTCCAAGACGGAGGAGCTGCTGCCCTTCAAGGACGGCGCCTTCCGGCTCGCCATCGAGATGCAGGCGGACGTGCTGCCCCTGGCGGTGAGCGGCACGCGGCTCGCGCTGCCCAAGCACTCGTGGCGCTTCGCCACGTCGCGCGGCCTGGTGACGGTGGGCACGCCCATCTCCACCCGGGGGATGACCCTGGACGACGTGGAGTCGCTCAAGAACCAGGCGCGCGCGCAGATTGAAGCCCTGCGCGCGTCGCTCAAGCCGTTGACGGGGGGCACGGCCCCCGTGCCGGCGACGGACGCCAACGCCGCCCGCTGA
- a CDS encoding exodeoxyribonuclease III — protein MRVVSWNVNGLRSIHRKGFLPWLSKARADIVGLQEVRARVEQLPAEVRAPRRWKTHFVAAERPGYSGVGLFSRHEPEELTTTLDAPEMDAEGRLQFARFGKLTVVNGYFPNGNGKDRDLSRIPFKLDFYRRLFARLEKPLRDNQRVLVMGDFNTAHQDIDLARPRENRETSGFRPEERAEFDRWIRAGWVDTFRHFNAGGGHYSWWSQRAGVREKNIGWRIDYVLATPAALAFVKKAAVHPDVHGSDHCPVSVDLDPAVLA, from the coding sequence GTGCGAGTCGTCTCCTGGAACGTCAACGGTCTGCGCTCCATCCACCGCAAGGGCTTCCTCCCGTGGCTGTCCAAGGCCCGGGCGGACATCGTGGGGCTGCAGGAGGTGCGCGCCCGCGTGGAGCAACTCCCCGCGGAGGTGCGCGCCCCCCGCCGTTGGAAGACCCACTTCGTGGCCGCGGAGCGCCCCGGCTACAGCGGCGTGGGCCTCTTCAGCCGCCACGAACCGGAAGAGCTCACCACCACCCTGGACGCGCCGGAGATGGACGCGGAGGGCCGCCTCCAGTTCGCCCGCTTCGGCAAGCTGACCGTGGTCAACGGCTACTTCCCCAACGGCAACGGGAAGGACCGCGACCTCTCCCGCATCCCCTTCAAGCTGGACTTCTACCGCCGCCTCTTCGCGCGCCTGGAGAAGCCGCTGCGCGACAACCAGCGCGTGCTGGTGATGGGGGACTTCAACACCGCCCACCAGGACATCGACCTGGCGCGCCCGCGCGAGAACCGCGAGACGAGCGGCTTCCGCCCGGAGGAGCGCGCGGAGTTCGACCGGTGGATCCGCGCGGGCTGGGTGGACACCTTCCGTCACTTCAACGCGGGCGGCGGCCACTACTCCTGGTGGAGCCAGCGCGCCGGCGTGCGCGAGAAGAACATCGGCTGGCGCATCGACTACGTGCTCGCCACCCCCGCGGCGCTCGCCTTCGTGAAGAAGGCGGCCGTGCACCCGGACGTCCACGGGTCGGATCACTGCCCGGTGAGCGTGGACCTGGACCCCGCGGTCCTCGCCTGA
- a CDS encoding lamin tail domain-containing protein, whose amino-acid sequence MSWSSRHLLVPLSAVLLVLSACGGDDDKNPVCGNGIIESGEACDDGNRVEGDRCNNSCQVTTPTTDAGTNTDAGTETDAGTETDAGTDQDAGTETDAGTTTDAGTETDAGTVTDAGTETDAGTTTDAGTETDAGSGPVDAGTDAGTETDAGTETDAGTETDAGTIDAGTDAGTETDGGAVDGGPAPDAGTGSDAGTDAGTTATLSALEPAAVFARSGTTGETIPEPLAVSLSADATTDVVVQVTSSTPSVVIANNGQVTVPAGSRSAPVIVTANDAAGSAKATLTATLGADSRTATVRVLGATEAASLAFLSPETVSLSSGQTANVTVTLDIPAAQATSIALSTTGNVGSVPATVTVPANEISAKFTFTAGAAGSTGTIVATLNGQSVSAQAQVTAAPTTNHVVISEVAGAGPGGAGDEFVELYNPTNAEVNIGGWKLQYKSATGTTYSGSFTLPNTARIAAHGYFLLTNRDYVGTVTTDQSWGTTFAMSASAGHVRIGPAAMGTTPGDANAVDTVGFGGTADSAEGKSPVTGTIATNGSIERKANAGSSAATMEGGSDAAKGNSYDTNVNSADFILRTTRNPQNKASGTETP is encoded by the coding sequence ATGTCCTGGTCTTCCCGGCACCTGCTGGTCCCTTTGTCAGCGGTGCTGTTGGTCTTGTCGGCGTGCGGTGGTGATGACGACAAGAACCCTGTCTGCGGCAACGGCATCATCGAGAGTGGCGAGGCGTGCGACGACGGCAACCGCGTCGAGGGCGACCGCTGCAACAACAGCTGTCAGGTGACCACGCCCACGACCGACGCGGGCACTAACACGGACGCGGGCACGGAGACTGACGCGGGCACGGAGACTGACGCGGGCACGGATCAGGATGCGGGCACGGAGACCGACGCCGGCACCACCACCGACGCGGGCACGGAGACGGACGCCGGTACGGTGACGGACGCGGGCACGGAGACGGACGCCGGCACCACCACTGACGCAGGCACGGAGACGGACGCCGGCTCTGGTCCGGTCGACGCGGGCACCGACGCGGGCACGGAGACGGACGCGGGCACGGAGACGGACGCCGGCACGGAGACGGACGCGGGCACCATCGACGCGGGCACTGACGCGGGCACGGAGACGGATGGCGGCGCCGTTGACGGCGGTCCGGCTCCGGACGCGGGCACGGGTTCGGACGCGGGCACCGACGCGGGCACCACGGCGACGCTCAGCGCGCTGGAGCCGGCCGCGGTCTTCGCGCGCTCGGGCACCACGGGTGAGACGATCCCGGAGCCGCTCGCGGTGTCGCTGAGCGCCGACGCCACCACGGACGTCGTGGTCCAGGTCACCTCGTCCACCCCCTCCGTCGTCATCGCGAACAACGGCCAGGTGACGGTGCCCGCGGGCTCGCGCTCCGCGCCGGTCATCGTGACGGCGAACGACGCGGCGGGCTCCGCCAAGGCGACGCTGACGGCCACGCTGGGCGCGGACTCCCGCACCGCCACCGTGCGCGTGCTCGGTGCGACGGAGGCGGCCTCGCTGGCGTTCCTGTCGCCGGAGACGGTGTCCCTGTCCTCCGGTCAGACGGCCAACGTCACCGTGACGCTCGACATCCCGGCCGCGCAGGCCACGTCCATCGCGCTGTCCACGACGGGCAACGTGGGCTCCGTGCCGGCCACCGTGACGGTGCCGGCCAATGAGATCTCCGCGAAGTTCACCTTCACCGCGGGCGCCGCCGGCTCCACGGGCACCATCGTGGCCACGCTCAACGGCCAGTCCGTGTCCGCCCAGGCGCAGGTCACCGCCGCCCCCACGACGAACCACGTCGTCATCAGCGAAGTCGCGGGCGCGGGCCCCGGCGGGGCGGGCGATGAGTTCGTGGAGCTCTACAACCCGACGAACGCGGAGGTGAACATCGGCGGCTGGAAGCTCCAGTACAAGAGCGCCACCGGCACCACCTACAGCGGCAGCTTCACGCTGCCGAACACCGCTCGCATCGCGGCCCACGGCTACTTCCTGCTGACCAACCGGGACTACGTGGGCACGGTCACCACCGACCAGAGCTGGGGCACCACCTTCGCGATGAGCGCCTCCGCGGGCCACGTCCGCATCGGGCCCGCGGCGATGGGGACCACTCCGGGTGACGCGAACGCGGTGGACACGGTGGGCTTCGGCGGCACGGCGGACTCGGCGGAAGGCAAGAGCCCTGTCACCGGGACCATCGCGACCAACGGCAGCATCGAGCGCAAGGCCAACGCCGGCTCGTCCGCGGCCACGATGGAGGGTGGCTCGGACGCGGCGAAGGGCAACAGCTACGACACCAACGTGAACAGCGCGGACTTCATCCTCCGCACCACGCGCAACCCGCAGAACAAGGCGAGCGGCACGGAAACGCCTTGA
- a CDS encoding alpha/beta fold hydrolase — MPYRRATHLVSAPDGTRVAVHTHSSGMPEEGRDAALADRPTVLLTNGIGTSENFWRHIVADLEQDHRVVHWDYRGHGMSEESRDGDYRVKVHVDDLERVTEAAMARGDGQPPHHIAFSMGVRILLELYRRRPDLVPSMTLIAGTPGVPGSADPRWGSRIALSAAKGMLAAGTPWVPVVAPAVKAFLATPLADPLARAVGALRPRAPREDIAEFLDALYHMSAQAYWRTLRGLTEGHAWDVLPSIRVPVLIIAASDDLLVPLSEVQRLHRALPQAHWLQVDDAGHAGLLEAGTEIAQSVRGFLDAHGLADSASSQPPGTPG; from the coding sequence ATGCCCTACCGTCGCGCCACGCACCTCGTCTCCGCCCCGGATGGCACCCGGGTGGCGGTCCACACCCACAGCTCGGGCATGCCGGAGGAGGGCCGCGACGCCGCGCTCGCGGACCGCCCCACGGTGCTGCTGACCAACGGCATCGGCACGTCGGAGAACTTCTGGCGCCACATCGTCGCCGACCTGGAGCAGGACCACCGCGTGGTGCACTGGGACTACCGCGGCCACGGCATGAGCGAGGAGTCGCGCGACGGGGACTACCGCGTGAAGGTGCACGTGGACGACCTGGAGCGCGTCACCGAGGCGGCCATGGCGCGCGGCGACGGACAGCCTCCGCACCACATCGCCTTCTCCATGGGCGTGCGCATCCTGCTGGAGCTGTACCGCCGCCGGCCGGACCTGGTGCCGTCCATGACGCTCATCGCGGGGACGCCGGGCGTGCCGGGCTCGGCGGATCCGCGCTGGGGATCCCGCATCGCCCTGTCCGCCGCGAAGGGGATGCTGGCCGCCGGAACGCCCTGGGTGCCGGTGGTGGCCCCCGCGGTGAAGGCCTTCCTCGCGACTCCGCTGGCGGATCCGCTGGCGAGGGCCGTGGGCGCGCTGCGGCCCCGGGCTCCGCGCGAGGACATCGCCGAGTTCCTCGACGCGCTCTACCACATGAGCGCGCAGGCCTATTGGCGCACGCTGCGAGGCCTCACGGAGGGCCACGCCTGGGACGTCCTCCCGTCCATCCGGGTGCCCGTGCTGATCATCGCCGCGAGCGATGACCTCCTCGTGCCGCTGTCGGAAGTACAGCGGCTGCACCGCGCGCTGCCCCAGGCCCACTGGCTCCAGGTGGATGACGCCGGCCACGCGGGCCTCCTGGAGGCCGGGACGGAGATCGCCCAGTCCGTTCGGGGCTTCCTGGATGCGCATGGATTGGCGGATTCAGCCTCCTCGCAACCCCCCGGGACTCCAGGCTGA
- a CDS encoding phytanoyl-CoA dioxygenase family protein, producing the protein MLSEEAEGLDVAAVLAHYEAHGFARLGRVLDDAGVESLRERADDLMLGRVVYPGMFFQPDAATGRYEDAPLGLGWQGPSLDYRKLEKLEKDPRFLAWLENPLFERIARARIPGDIVLYRAILFHKGPAGGSNLPFHQDGGKLWGLTREPDLQIWTALDDAPEGGGCLEVIPGSHRAGLVTALGGVIPPDRVEAADAEAHVVPLPVRAGEALLVHNHVWHRSGRGRPGQRRRAFSACYMSADTTCVRKKKAPRVFPPVFRHPVRGG; encoded by the coding sequence ATGCTCAGTGAGGAGGCGGAAGGGTTGGACGTGGCGGCCGTGCTCGCCCACTACGAGGCGCACGGCTTCGCGCGCCTGGGCCGGGTGCTGGACGACGCGGGCGTGGAGTCCCTGCGCGAGCGGGCGGACGACCTGATGCTCGGCCGCGTGGTGTACCCCGGGATGTTCTTCCAGCCAGACGCCGCCACCGGCCGCTACGAGGACGCGCCCCTGGGGCTGGGCTGGCAGGGCCCATCCCTGGACTACCGCAAGCTGGAGAAGCTGGAGAAGGATCCGCGCTTCCTCGCGTGGCTGGAGAACCCGCTGTTCGAGCGGATCGCCCGCGCGCGCATCCCCGGCGACATCGTCCTGTACCGCGCCATCCTCTTCCACAAGGGCCCCGCGGGCGGCAGCAACCTGCCCTTCCATCAGGACGGCGGAAAGCTGTGGGGCCTCACGCGCGAGCCGGACCTCCAAATCTGGACCGCGCTGGACGACGCGCCGGAGGGCGGCGGCTGTCTGGAGGTGATCCCCGGCAGCCACCGCGCGGGCCTGGTGACGGCGCTGGGCGGCGTGATTCCCCCGGACCGCGTGGAGGCGGCGGACGCGGAAGCCCATGTCGTGCCCCTGCCGGTGCGCGCCGGAGAGGCGCTGCTCGTGCACAACCACGTCTGGCACCGCTCCGGGCGCGGCCGGCCCGGACAGCGGCGGCGCGCGTTCTCCGCCTGCTACATGAGCGCGGACACCACCTGCGTGCGCAAGAAGAAGGCCCCGCGCGTGTTCCCTCCAGTGTTCCGTCACCCGGTGCGCGGCGGCTGA
- a CDS encoding WbqC family protein produces the protein MSGHPGVLVAEQPHYLPWVDFYEQVARAGTLVVLDDVQWLRRGWQRRTRVALPHGVPTPPPSEPGFQWLSIPLEDPHRDTRIRDLAIDSSQPWARKHLQALVTLYGGRPHFRAQVLPLVEPFYDAAARESGPGSLLRVLLSSMAMFHAPLGLEPNLVLSSTLERRGEDKTQRLVEYCLQTGAHTYYSGTGSTVYLKPERFRAVDVRLLWQRFRHPDYAQGREGRFVTGLSIVDVLANVPVETVREWLQPSPWGPFAGDGPQPLQPADAEVGEDVWGLSKRTK, from the coding sequence GTGTCCGGACACCCTGGAGTCCTCGTCGCCGAGCAGCCCCACTACCTGCCGTGGGTGGACTTCTACGAGCAGGTGGCCCGCGCCGGCACGCTGGTGGTGCTGGACGACGTGCAGTGGCTGAGGCGCGGATGGCAGCGCCGCACGCGCGTCGCCCTGCCCCACGGCGTGCCCACGCCGCCCCCGTCCGAACCGGGCTTCCAGTGGCTGTCCATCCCGCTGGAGGATCCGCACCGAGACACGCGCATCCGCGACCTGGCGATTGACTCGAGCCAGCCCTGGGCGCGCAAGCATCTCCAGGCGCTGGTGACGCTCTACGGAGGCCGGCCGCACTTCCGCGCGCAGGTGCTGCCGCTGGTGGAGCCCTTCTACGACGCCGCCGCGCGCGAGTCCGGCCCGGGGTCGCTGTTGCGCGTGCTCCTATCCAGCATGGCGATGTTCCATGCGCCGCTGGGCCTGGAGCCGAACCTGGTGCTGTCCTCCACGTTGGAGCGCCGGGGCGAGGACAAGACGCAGCGGCTGGTGGAGTACTGCCTCCAGACGGGCGCGCACACGTACTACTCGGGGACGGGCTCCACGGTGTACCTGAAGCCAGAGCGCTTCCGCGCGGTGGACGTGCGCCTGTTGTGGCAGCGCTTCCGCCACCCGGACTACGCGCAGGGGCGCGAGGGGCGCTTCGTGACGGGGTTGTCCATCGTGGACGTGCTGGCCAACGTGCCCGTGGAGACGGTGCGCGAGTGGCTCCAGCCGTCGCCGTGGGGGCCGTTCGCGGGGGACGGCCCCCAGCCGCTTCAGCCCGCGGACGCAGAGGTGGGCGAGGACGTCTGGGGCTTGTCGAAGCGCACGAAGTAG